In the genome of Hymenobacter taeanensis, one region contains:
- a CDS encoding bifunctional UDP-N-acetylmuramoyl-tripeptide:D-alanyl-D-alanine ligase/alanine racemase, with translation MLQFTDLPACTGGTLLQAPTAAAPIHQLLIDSRRVGQPAGALFFALRGPRHDGHRYLAELYGRGVRLFVIDAEAALEGDLAAFPEASFLLVPDVLTALQTVAACHRQQYRLPVVGITGSNGKTIVKEWLAQLLSPDELICKSPLSFNSQVGVPLSVWQLNPTHTLGIFEAGISEPGEMARLAHMIRPTLGLFTNLGTAHDAGFASARAKAEEKMQLFKDVDTLFYCADHALIHEVAQAQLDSRRTARFPWTRQRTLFDGQQADVLITIHDASAERTVVRVERAKPLPQEHTFTLPFADEPSVENALHGLTVLLWRQVAPAEIQRRLDRLQPVAMRLEMKQALNDCYVLDDTYNNDLAGLSLALDALARQPRRGRRALILSDVLESGLPAAELYKRVAAQATAHGVERLIGIGPEISQNQAAFAGLDTAFYADTEAFLTSFQPDQFRHETILVKGARRYGFERIVAVFQQKIHGTVLEVNLDALVHNLNFYRRRLQPGVRLMVMVKAFAYGSGSYEVANLLQFHRADYLAVAYTDEGVDLRQHGISLPIMVMNPSPDAFQKLRQYHLEPEIYSFELLDAYLAAAQEGPLPAIHLKLDTGMRRLGFAEEDVPLLCQLLQRNLGHLRVASALTHLAGADEAQHNEFSQQQLAAFHRMTPQLETALGYSIIKHALNSAGIVRFPEAQLDMVRLGIGLYGVEATGQEQEALRPVSTLRTTISQVKTLPANHTVGYGRRGQAVDHDRRIATLAIGYADGYDRRFGNGAGEVLIRGQRAPIIGNVCMDMCMVDVTHIPDLRAGDTAIIFGEGLTLPELAQRVGTIPYELLTNVSERVKRVFITE, from the coding sequence ATGCTTCAGTTCACTGATCTACCGGCCTGCACGGGCGGTACCTTGCTCCAAGCCCCAACTGCGGCGGCCCCCATCCATCAGCTGCTCATTGATAGCCGGCGGGTAGGCCAGCCCGCGGGGGCCTTGTTCTTTGCCTTGCGCGGTCCTCGCCACGATGGCCACCGCTACCTGGCGGAGCTATATGGCCGAGGCGTGCGGCTCTTTGTAATTGATGCCGAAGCAGCCCTGGAGGGTGACCTAGCGGCCTTCCCGGAAGCTAGTTTTTTACTGGTGCCCGATGTGCTGACCGCACTGCAGACCGTGGCTGCGTGCCACCGGCAGCAGTACCGCTTGCCGGTGGTTGGCATCACGGGCTCCAATGGTAAAACCATCGTGAAGGAATGGCTGGCCCAACTGCTCAGCCCCGATGAGCTCATCTGCAAAAGCCCGCTGAGCTTTAACTCCCAGGTAGGCGTGCCCCTGAGTGTGTGGCAATTAAACCCAACGCACACTTTGGGCATCTTTGAAGCCGGCATTTCGGAGCCCGGCGAAATGGCCCGCCTGGCTCACATGATCAGGCCCACACTAGGCCTGTTTACTAACCTCGGAACGGCCCACGATGCCGGCTTTGCCTCTGCCAGGGCCAAGGCGGAGGAGAAAATGCAGCTGTTTAAAGACGTGGACACACTCTTCTACTGTGCTGATCATGCCCTGATTCATGAGGTAGCCCAGGCCCAGCTTGATAGTCGCCGCACCGCGCGCTTCCCCTGGACCCGCCAACGCACCCTCTTCGACGGCCAGCAGGCTGATGTGCTCATCACCATCCATGATGCCTCGGCTGAGCGTACTGTGGTGCGGGTTGAGCGGGCTAAGCCACTGCCCCAGGAGCATACCTTCACGCTGCCCTTCGCCGATGAGCCCTCGGTAGAAAATGCCTTGCACGGCCTCACGGTACTGCTGTGGCGCCAGGTGGCCCCCGCCGAAATTCAGCGCCGCCTCGACCGTCTTCAGCCGGTGGCTATGCGCCTGGAAATGAAGCAGGCTCTCAACGACTGCTACGTTCTGGATGATACCTATAACAATGACTTAGCTGGCCTCAGCCTTGCCCTCGATGCCCTGGCTCGCCAGCCCCGCCGGGGCCGCCGGGCACTCATTCTCTCCGACGTGCTGGAGTCGGGGTTACCGGCTGCCGAGCTCTACAAGCGAGTAGCCGCCCAGGCTACGGCCCATGGCGTTGAGCGGCTCATTGGCATCGGCCCCGAAATCAGCCAGAACCAAGCGGCATTCGCCGGTCTGGATACCGCTTTCTATGCTGATACCGAAGCCTTCCTGACCAGCTTTCAGCCCGACCAGTTTCGCCATGAAACCATCCTGGTGAAAGGCGCCCGGCGCTATGGCTTCGAGCGGATTGTGGCGGTTTTTCAACAGAAAATCCATGGTACGGTGCTGGAGGTAAACCTCGATGCCCTGGTGCACAACCTCAACTTCTACCGCCGCCGCCTGCAGCCTGGCGTGCGGCTGATGGTGATGGTGAAGGCCTTCGCCTACGGCAGCGGCTCCTATGAAGTAGCCAACTTGCTCCAGTTTCATCGGGCCGACTACCTGGCTGTGGCCTACACCGATGAAGGCGTGGATCTGCGCCAGCACGGCATCAGCCTGCCCATCATGGTGATGAACCCCTCGCCAGATGCCTTTCAGAAACTGCGGCAATATCATCTGGAGCCTGAAATCTACTCCTTTGAGCTGCTGGATGCGTACCTGGCCGCTGCCCAGGAAGGCCCCTTGCCCGCCATCCATCTCAAACTCGACACAGGTATGCGCCGTCTGGGGTTTGCGGAGGAAGACGTACCTCTGCTCTGCCAGCTTCTGCAGCGCAACCTAGGCCACTTGCGCGTGGCCAGCGCCCTCACCCACTTGGCCGGCGCCGATGAGGCCCAACACAACGAGTTCTCTCAGCAGCAGCTCGCGGCTTTTCACCGCATGACGCCCCAGCTGGAAACTGCCCTAGGCTACTCCATTATAAAGCATGCCCTAAACTCGGCGGGTATTGTGCGCTTTCCGGAGGCGCAGCTGGATATGGTGCGGCTGGGCATTGGCCTGTATGGGGTAGAAGCCACCGGCCAGGAGCAGGAAGCCCTGCGACCCGTCAGCACGTTGCGCACTACCATCTCCCAGGTGAAAACTTTGCCCGCCAATCATACGGTAGGGTATGGCCGCCGCGGGCAAGCCGTAGACCACGACCGGCGCATTGCCACCCTGGCCATTGGGTATGCTGATGGCTATGACCGGCGCTTCGGCAACGGCGCGGGCGAAGTGCTCATTCGCGGCCAGCGGGCCCCTATTATTGGTAATGTGTGCATGGATATGTGTATGGTAGATGTAACCCACATCCCCGACTTGCGAGCCGGCGACACAGCCATCATATTTGGAGAGGGACTTACACTACCCGAGTTAGCCCAGCGAGTGGGCACTATTCCCTATGAACTCCTTACTAATGTGAGTGAGCGGGTAAAGCGGGTATTCATCACCGAATAA